A genomic window from Populus alba chromosome 19, ASM523922v2, whole genome shotgun sequence includes:
- the LOC118035582 gene encoding probable disease resistance protein At4g27220 → MGRSDDPFWKEVEDMNDGSMKCKFCGHVFANGTSISRIKWHLSGERGHGVGICGQVPKEVQEAAFLAMHGGNKRHKSIASSSNVNDYAISTCPQEQGVGPERIHSRLEVASGMEYTGEGSFQHVDRSVSPWRLRVDAYENRGEATPGTDVFVDGTWVQIHSAFSKEQQLNEISTYLMQEDEDVERLHDGSETIPRTEQVQHLERGSSCERPSINQADEPRGDSSQPTDPLCLDHGRYYDHLFAPSVNNDVVMYDVQNMVRVRTEPVEEEGVENSGRLVQPGAGARSSTSLKYNTSETRGVPLPTSSIKPVGRAFEENKKVIWSLLMDDEVPTIGIYGMGGVGKTTILQHIHNELLQRRDICDHVWWVTVSQDFSINRLQNLIAKRLHLNLSSEDDDLYRAANLSEELRKKQKWILILDDLWNNFELEEVGIPEKLKGCKLIMTTRSRIVCDRMACHPKIKVKPLFEGEAWTLFMKKLGHDIALSPDMEGIAKAIARECAGLPLGIIAVAGSLRGVDDLHDWRNTLKKLRESEFRDMDEKVFKLLRFSYDRLGDLALKQCLLYCALFPEDHSIQRDRLIGYLIDEGIIKGIRSRKDAFDEGHTMLNRLEYVCLLESAQMTFGGRRSVKMHDLIRDMTIQILLENSQGMVKAGVQLKELPDAEEWTENLTVVSLMQNRFEEIPSGHSPMCPNLSSLFLRDNEGLRSIADSFFKQLHGLKVLDLSYTGIKTLPDSIFDLVSLTTLLLKKCDNLRHVPSLKKLRALKRLDLSHTFLDEMPQGMECLTNLRYLRMNGCGQKEFPSGILPKLSYLQVFVLHESFIDGRYAPVTVEGKEVGSLRNLETLECHFEGLPDFVEYLRSRDVTQSLSTFTISVGMLDTNFWQYIDYFRSKTVELSNLSLNRDRDFQVRFLNDIRRLVCECIDARSLCDVLSLENATELERITIRDCNSMESLVSSSWFCSAPPPLPSYNGMFSGLKEFYCYGCESMKKLFPLVLLPNLVNLEMIDVSDCEKMEEIIGTIDDESSTSNSITELILPKLRTLTLQTLPELKSICSAKLICNSLEVISVQCCEKLKRMPICLSLLENGQPSPPPSLERIDVYPEEWWESVVELVGVSSGVEAS, encoded by the coding sequence ATGGGTAGATCAGATGATCCGTTTTGGAAGGAAGTTGAAGATATGAATGATGGAAGCATGAAGTGTAAGTTTTGTGGGCATGTATTTGCCAATGGTACTTCCATTTCGAGGATAAAATGGCATTTATCAGGAGAGAGAGGGCATGGTGTTGGCATTTGTGGTCAGGTGCCTAAAGAAGTTCAAGAAGCAGCCTTTCTAGCTATGCATGGTGgcaacaaaagacataaaagcATAGCAAGTTCAAGCAATGTTAATGATTATGCCATTTCCACCTGTCCACAAGAACAAGGTGTTGGGCCTGAGAGAATTCATTCGCGTTTAGAAGTGGCAAGTGGCATGGAATACACTGGTGAAGGATCTTTTCAGCATGTTGACAGAAGTGTCTCTCCTTGGAGACTCAGAGTTGATGCTTATGAGAATAGAGGAGAAGCAACACCAGGAACAGATGTATTTGTTGATGGCACTTGGGTTCAGATACACTCTGCCTTTTCAAAGGAGCAGCAGCTGAATGAAATCTCTACCTATTTAATGCAGGAAGATGAGGATGTGGAGCGTCTGCATGATGGATCTGAAACTATACCGAGAACAGAACAAGTGCAGCATCTGGAGAGAGGTAGCTCTTGTGAGAGGCCATCAATTAATCAAGCTGATGAGCCTCGAGGAGATTCATCCCAACCAACAGATCCATTGTGTCTTGATCATGGAAGATATTATGACCACCTATTTGCTCCATCAGTGAACAATGATGTCGTTATGTATGATGTGCAGAACATGGTTAGAGTGAGGACAGAACCAGTGGAGGAGGAGGGCGTGGAGAATAGTGGAAGATTAGTGCAGCCTGGCGCTGGAGCTAGATCTTCTACCAGCCTTAAATACAACACAAGTGAGACTAGAGGAGTTCCATTACCTACTAGCTCTATAAAGCCAGTGGGTCGAGCATTTGAAGAGAATAAGAAGGTGATATGGTCTTTGTTAATGGATGATGAAGTCCCAACCATTGGCATTTATGGGATGGGAGGAGTTGGTAAAACAACAATACTGCAACATATCCATAATGAGCTTCTACAAAGACGAGATATTTGTGATCATGTTTGGTGGGTGACTGTGTCTCAAGATTTCAGCATTAATAGATTGCAGAATCTTATTGCTAAACGTCTTCATCTAAACCTTTCAAGCGAAGATGATGATCTGTATAGAGCAGCTAATTTGTCAGAAGAACtaaggaagaaacaaaaatggattctcattttagatgatttgtggaaTAATTTTGAGCTTGAGGAAGTGGGAATTCCTGAGAAGTTGAAAGGATGCAAGCTGATTATGACAACTCGATCAAGAATAGTTTGTGATCGGATGGCTTGCCACCCCAAAATCAAAGTGAAGCCACTTTTCGAGGGAGAAGCTTGGACTTTGTTCATGAAGAAACTTGGACATGACATAGCACTTTCACCAGATATGGAAGGAATTGCGAAAGCTATTGCAAGggaatgtgctggtttgccaTTGGGAATTATTGCAGTGGCAGGAAGCTTGAGGGGAGTGGATGATCTACATGATTGGAGGAATACattgaagaaattgagagaATCAGAATTTAGGGACATGGATGAGAAGGTATTCAAGTTATTGAGGTTTAGTTATGATCGGTTAGGTGATTTAGCACTAAAGCAATGTCTCTTGTACTGTGCATTATTTCCTGAAGATCATAGTATTCAAAGGGACAGGTTGATAGGTTATTTGATCGATGAGGGAATAATTAAAGGAATAAGGAGCAGGAAAGATGCATTTGATGAGGGTCACACGATGCTTAATAGACTTGAATATGTCTGCCTATTAGAAAGTGCTCAAATGACGTTTGGTGGTAGAAGAAgtgtcaagatgcatgacttgattagggacaTGACTATCCAAATACTGCTAGAGAACTCTCAAGGCATGGTTAAAGCAGGTGTGCAATTAAAAGAGTTGCCAGATGCAGAGGAGTGGACAGAGAACCTAACGGTAGTTTCACTAATGCAAAACAGATTTGAAGAAATTCCTTCCGGCCATTCACCAATGTGTCCAAATTTGTCATCTCTATTTCTACGTGATAATGAAGGGTTGCGATCTATTGCGGATTCATTTTTCAAGCAATTGCATGGGCTCAAGGTCCTCGATCTGTCTTACACAGGTATTAAAACTTTGCCAGACTCTATCTTTGATTTGGTGAGTCTCACTACGTTATTGCTCAAAAAGTGTGACAATTTACGTCATGTTCCATCATTAAAGAAGCTCAGGGCACTGAAGAGGTTGGATCTCTCCCATACTTTTCTTGATGAGATGCCGCAAGGAATGGAATGCCTAACCAACCTGAGGTATCTTAGAATGAATGGATGTGGTCAAAAGGAGTTTCCTAGTGGGATATTACCAAAACTCTCTTACCTGCAAGTCTTTGTACTACATGAATCGTTTATTGATGGAAGATATGCTCCAGTAACTGTTGAAGGAAAGGAAGTAGGATCCTTGAGAAATTTGGAAACTTTGGAATGCCATTTCGAAGGTCTCCCTGACTTCGTTGAATATCTCAGATCTCGGGATGTGACCCAATCATTAAGCACATTCACAATTTCAGTAGGAATGTTGGATACAAATTTCTGGCAATACATTGATTATTTTCGAAGTAAAACAGTTGAGTTGAGTAATTTGAGTCTCAACAGAGATAGAGATTTTCAGGTCAGGTTCTTAAATGACATTCGAAGACTGGTTTGTGAATGCATCGATGCAAGAAGTTTATGTGATGTTTTGTCATTAGAGAATGCAACTGAATTAGAGCGCATCACCATTAGGGATTGCAatagcatggagagcttggtttcatcttcttggttctgcTCTGCTCCGCCACCGTTGCCATCATATAATGGTATGTTTTCTGGTCTTAAAGAGTTTTATTGTTATGGATGTGAAAGtatgaagaagttgttcccACTTGTGTTGTTGCCAAACCTCGTAAACCTGGAAATGATTGATGTTAGTGAttgtgagaaaatggaggagataataggaaCAATAGATGATGAAAGCAGCACCTCCAATTCCATCACGGAATTAATACTCCCAAAGTTACGAACTCTGACATTGCAGACATTACCGGAACTCAAAAGCATTTGTAGTGCAAAACTGATTTGCAATTCTCTTGAAGTTATTAGTGTACAGTGTTgtgagaagctgaagaggatgCCAATTTGTCTTtcgttgcttgaaaatggccagccatctcctcccccttctcttGAACGAATCGACGTATATCCAGAAGAATGGTGGGAGTCAGTAGTGGAGTTGGTGGGAGTCAGTAGTGGAGTGGAAGCATCCTAA